A part of Leptospira yasudae genomic DNA contains:
- the lsa14 gene encoding adhesin Lsa14 translates to MARFQLFSDPRIPIRVPILFLLLFVFQCTGVNILNSPVGSEEMNTNPTPAYGRPSLELWYKGGLIFHNESIPHTINGNARSLERGESCSRSALALFAWGDSSIRNASRKANIQKIAHIEYEHTAILGIVYHSFCTIVTGESATAPAVKVREEVKEKRIKQKTPTITEIKPEGDKSDEEENK, encoded by the coding sequence ATGGCTCGATTCCAACTATTTTCAGATCCGAGGATTCCGATTCGAGTCCCGATCCTATTTCTTCTTTTGTTCGTCTTCCAATGCACCGGAGTCAACATACTCAATTCTCCCGTGGGATCGGAAGAGATGAACACGAATCCGACCCCCGCTTACGGAAGACCTTCCCTCGAGCTCTGGTATAAGGGAGGATTGATCTTTCACAACGAGTCCATTCCGCACACGATCAACGGAAACGCGCGAAGCCTGGAACGCGGAGAATCCTGTTCGAGATCGGCGCTCGCCCTTTTCGCCTGGGGCGACTCCTCCATCCGAAACGCATCCCGCAAAGCGAATATTCAAAAAATTGCACATATTGAATACGAACACACTGCGATCTTAGGAATCGTCTATCATAGTTTTTGCACGATCGTAACGGGAGAATCCGCGACCGCTCCGGCGGTAAAGGTTAGGGAAGAAGTGAAAGAAAAACGGATCAAACAAAAAACTCCGACCATCACCGAAATCAAACCCGAAGGAGACAAATCGGACGAGGAGGAAAACAAATGA
- a CDS encoding tetratricopeptide repeat protein, whose amino-acid sequence MFFFNVPMFKKMGRILPDRLPGKLLSTCFFFLLCTGYSTLYGNSTFSYGELLRQAREELGRLRYDEALQKLEIANSLGNKKTATYYEIEGRAWIGKGDLTTAMESFEKSLAIEPDNSVLWIEIVSGYEELKKPAKAYHFARLSLSQNQENPILRYKILVLSSRLGNLEYYKETLRWIEDNNPYQNDLSAIEAEVNTSYETGKIDESIVKCKKFLLYFPENRFLHRILLLCLKKKKSAGLEQALLDRAAIFRNEPIFAYESALEFLQNRRFVESLSMSRRAYYLTLKKNGQPSKEILYPLHRIYRQQGSVVDIQAIEILQEIVETGKEANETFLDAKLKQTGFNRELLLYALFQLRKKPSKTSEQRSNEWKSFFAKLRKQQEEEDLSNIISPFTYDTEESDFLSER is encoded by the coding sequence TTGTTTTTTTTCAATGTTCCGATGTTTAAAAAGATGGGAAGAATTCTACCTGACAGACTGCCTGGGAAACTACTATCCACTTGTTTCTTTTTTTTACTTTGCACAGGTTATTCAACGCTCTATGGGAATTCAACCTTTTCTTACGGGGAGTTGCTCCGGCAGGCCAGGGAAGAACTCGGCCGCCTCCGCTACGACGAAGCCCTGCAAAAACTCGAAATCGCAAATTCCCTTGGAAACAAAAAAACGGCGACCTACTACGAGATCGAAGGAAGAGCCTGGATCGGCAAAGGTGATCTCACAACGGCGATGGAGAGTTTTGAAAAGAGCCTCGCCATCGAACCGGACAATTCGGTCCTTTGGATCGAAATCGTAAGCGGTTATGAAGAATTAAAAAAGCCCGCAAAAGCCTATCATTTCGCAAGACTCAGCCTTTCTCAGAATCAGGAGAATCCCATTCTTCGTTACAAGATTCTCGTGTTGAGTTCGAGACTGGGAAATTTAGAATATTACAAAGAAACGTTGCGCTGGATCGAGGACAACAATCCGTATCAGAACGATCTGTCCGCGATCGAAGCCGAAGTGAACACTTCGTACGAAACCGGAAAAATCGACGAAAGCATCGTAAAATGCAAAAAGTTCCTCCTCTACTTTCCCGAAAATCGATTCCTGCACAGGATTCTTCTTTTATGTCTGAAGAAAAAAAAATCGGCCGGGCTCGAACAAGCGCTCTTGGATCGGGCGGCGATCTTTCGAAACGAACCGATCTTCGCTTACGAATCGGCGCTTGAATTTTTGCAGAACCGGAGATTCGTGGAATCGCTTTCTATGTCCAGACGAGCCTACTATCTAACCTTGAAAAAGAACGGACAACCTTCCAAAGAAATTCTTTATCCTCTTCATAGAATTTACAGACAACAGGGATCGGTCGTAGATATACAGGCGATCGAGATTCTTCAAGAAATCGTAGAGACCGGGAAAGAAGCGAACGAAACGTTCCTCGACGCCAAACTCAAACAAACTGGATTCAACCGCGAACTCTTGTTATACGCTCTTTTTCAACTGCGAAAAAAACCGAGCAAAACTTCCGAACAACGATCGAACGAATGGAAATCCTTTTTCGCAAAACTCCGAAAACAACAAGAGGAAGAAGACTTATCCAACATCATATCTCCGTTCACATACGATACGGAAGAATCCGATTTTTTATCCGAACGTTAA